In Streptomyces sp. NBC_00569, a single genomic region encodes these proteins:
- a CDS encoding VOC family protein produces MIRKLQAVVLDCADPVGLAQFYAELLGGRMVADPEDSGWVEVHGFEGTPLACQRVDGYRPPDWPGQGHPQQLHLDFDVDDLEGEETRALALGASVLERTDQLRPGANWRVYADPAGHPFCLCFH; encoded by the coding sequence GTGATTCGAAAGCTGCAGGCGGTCGTGTTGGACTGCGCCGATCCGGTCGGGCTCGCGCAGTTCTATGCGGAGCTGTTGGGCGGCCGGATGGTCGCGGATCCGGAGGATTCCGGTTGGGTCGAGGTGCACGGGTTCGAGGGAACGCCGCTGGCCTGCCAGCGGGTGGACGGCTACCGGCCTCCCGATTGGCCCGGTCAGGGGCACCCGCAGCAACTGCACCTGGACTTCGACGTGGACGATCTCGAGGGGGAGGAGACACGGGCGCTCGCTCTCGGTGCGAGTGTCCTGGAGCGGACGGATCAGCTCCGCCCTGGGGCCAACTGGCGGGTTTACGCGGATCCGGCCGGCCACCCGTTCTGCCTCTGCTTCCACTGA
- a CDS encoding phosphatidate cytidylyltransferase, which translates to MIGVSSLAPWLGGALLVSGVAVGVSRRRALMVRWCAWAVGVPVVTAAFWWGRPGVALLAGVVAVIAVLEFGALTRLPRIDRAVLATAVPGLIVAAALAPDQTWRMGAVSALVLAALPVVTGDAEQGLRRLNTGLLGLVWLGTLAALVPLGTLALALFAAVSVADVVAYFAGQRLGGPHLSPLSPAKRWSGTLCGAAAGLGVLALLSVWNWPAAVAVAVGGPAGDLMESLVKRGAGVKDSGQWLAGSGGLLDRIDSLIGALVIVIVLG; encoded by the coding sequence GTGATCGGTGTGTCCTCGCTGGCACCGTGGCTGGGCGGTGCCCTGCTGGTGAGCGGTGTGGCGGTCGGGGTGTCCCGGCGGCGCGCATTGATGGTCAGGTGGTGTGCATGGGCGGTCGGCGTGCCCGTGGTGACCGCCGCGTTCTGGTGGGGGCGGCCTGGTGTCGCCCTGCTCGCCGGGGTCGTCGCGGTGATCGCGGTGCTGGAGTTCGGTGCGCTGACCCGGCTGCCGCGCATCGACCGCGCGGTGCTCGCCACGGCCGTGCCGGGCCTGATCGTCGCCGCTGCCTTGGCCCCCGACCAGACGTGGCGCATGGGCGCCGTCAGTGCGCTCGTTCTAGCCGCCCTACCGGTGGTGACCGGCGACGCCGAACAGGGCCTGCGCCGGCTCAACACCGGCCTGCTCGGGCTGGTCTGGCTCGGCACGCTGGCCGCACTGGTGCCGCTCGGGACCCTGGCGCTGGCGCTGTTCGCGGCGGTGTCGGTGGCCGACGTGGTGGCCTACTTTGCCGGGCAACGGCTGGGCGGGCCCCATCTGTCGCCGCTGTCCCCGGCGAAGCGATGGAGCGGGACGCTGTGCGGCGCGGCGGCCGGGCTCGGCGTGCTCGCGCTGCTCTCGGTGTGGAACTGGCCGGCAGCAGTCGCGGTGGCTGTGGGCGGGCCGGCGGGCGACCTGATGGAGTCCCTGGTCAAGCGGGGCGCCGGCGTGAAGGACTCGGGGCAGTGGCTGGCGGGGTCCGGGGGGTTGCTGGACCGAATCGATTCGCTCATAGGGGCGTTGGTGATCGTGATCGTGCTGGGGTGA
- a CDS encoding histidinol-phosphate aminotransferase family protein produces the protein MNCPLSLRPATADDLSWIHELRHRVYAEELGQHAANAEGRLVDGLDGDNVYLVAARGPVRVGFVSVTPPWVGRYGLDKYLTRAELPLLDEADVFEVRLLTVEPDERAGAAAALLMYAALRWTASRGGRRVVAMGRADLVGMYRAAGLRSVGRTVRSGAVEFEVLTGEVAELTRGTTGRHAATLARLAAGVDWRLDVSFAPRPDGCEHGGASFTAIGTDFRNLDRRRRVVAADVLDAWFAPAPGARAALAQDAGWVARTSPPTSAEGLLAEIAAARALPAETLTVGAGSSDLIFRAFGRWLTPASRVLLMDPGYGEYAHVTERVIGCRVDRFRLRREEGWRIDPQRLSAVVAAQEYDLVVVVNPNNPTGRHAPAAELRTVIAAAPARTRWWIDEAYLGYVDPAESLASFAATDPRAVVCTSMSKTYALSGVRAAYLVAEPETAAELRRWTPPWAVGLPAQLAAVAALRDPAYYADRLRHTQDLRRQLASDLAAVDASVVVEESVANFLSLTLPAAGPSAAALVAECRRHDVYLRDLSPLSAAYEGRTVRVAVRDTAQNTRIVAAYRSALTALRTACAAPARSAPAAGVAR, from the coding sequence ATGAACTGTCCTCTGAGCCTGCGTCCCGCCACCGCGGACGACCTTTCCTGGATCCATGAACTGCGGCACCGGGTCTACGCGGAGGAGTTGGGCCAGCACGCGGCCAATGCCGAAGGGCGGCTGGTCGACGGGCTCGACGGCGACAACGTCTACCTGGTAGCGGCTCGCGGCCCGGTCCGTGTCGGGTTCGTCAGCGTGACGCCGCCCTGGGTGGGCCGGTACGGGCTCGACAAGTACCTGACCCGCGCGGAACTGCCGCTCCTGGACGAGGCCGACGTCTTCGAGGTACGCCTGCTCACCGTCGAGCCGGACGAGCGGGCCGGTGCGGCGGCTGCCCTTTTGATGTACGCGGCGCTGCGCTGGACCGCGTCCCGGGGCGGGCGGCGAGTGGTGGCGATGGGCCGCGCCGACCTGGTCGGCATGTACCGAGCAGCAGGCCTACGGTCTGTCGGCCGAACCGTCCGCAGCGGCGCGGTCGAATTCGAGGTGCTCACCGGGGAGGTGGCGGAGCTGACGCGGGGCACGACGGGCCGGCACGCCGCGACTCTGGCCCGGCTGGCGGCCGGCGTGGACTGGCGGCTGGACGTGTCGTTCGCGCCCCGGCCGGACGGCTGCGAGCACGGCGGGGCCTCGTTCACCGCGATCGGCACGGACTTCCGCAACCTGGATCGGCGGAGAAGGGTGGTCGCGGCCGACGTGCTCGACGCCTGGTTCGCGCCGGCCCCCGGTGCGCGCGCCGCGCTCGCGCAGGACGCCGGGTGGGTCGCCCGTACCTCCCCACCGACCAGTGCGGAGGGGCTGCTCGCGGAGATCGCCGCCGCCCGCGCGCTGCCCGCCGAGACGCTCACCGTCGGCGCCGGCTCCTCCGACCTGATCTTCCGGGCTTTCGGCCGGTGGTTGACACCGGCGAGCCGGGTCTTGCTGATGGACCCGGGGTACGGCGAGTACGCCCATGTCACCGAGCGGGTGATCGGCTGCCGCGTGGACCGGTTCCGGTTGCGGCGCGAGGAGGGCTGGCGGATCGATCCGCAGCGGCTGTCGGCGGTCGTTGCGGCCCAGGAATACGATCTCGTGGTCGTGGTCAACCCGAACAACCCCACCGGTCGCCACGCGCCGGCCGCCGAGCTGCGCACGGTGATCGCCGCCGCGCCGGCGCGGACCCGTTGGTGGATCGACGAGGCGTACCTCGGGTACGTGGATCCCGCCGAGTCACTCGCCTCGTTCGCCGCGACCGACCCGCGGGCCGTGGTGTGCACCTCGATGTCGAAGACGTACGCCCTGTCCGGCGTGCGGGCCGCCTACCTGGTCGCCGAGCCGGAGACGGCGGCGGAGCTGCGCCGGTGGACGCCGCCGTGGGCAGTCGGGCTCCCGGCCCAGCTCGCCGCCGTGGCCGCGCTGCGCGACCCGGCCTACTACGCCGACCGGCTGCGGCACACACAGGACCTGCGCCGGCAACTCGCCTCGGATCTGGCCGCGGTGGACGCGTCGGTGGTGGTGGAGGAGTCGGTGGCGAACTTCCTTTCGCTGACCCTGCCGGCGGCCGGACCGAGCGCCGCAGCCCTGGTCGCCGAGTGCCGACGCCACGACGTGTATCTGCGCGACCTGTCGCCGCTCTCCGCCGCCTACGAGGGCCGCACCGTGCGCGTCGCCGTCCGGGACACCGCGCAGAACACGCGCATCGTCGCCGCGTACCGGTCCGCTCTTACCGCCCTGCGCACCGCCTGCGCCGCCCCTGCCAGGTCTGCCCCCGCCGCCGGAGTCGCCAGGTGA
- a CDS encoding transposase has product MLDAVFYVTDNEIKWRSMPVDFPAWDRAYAFFRRWRK; this is encoded by the coding sequence ATGCTGGATGCGGTCTTCTATGTCACTGACAACGAGATCAAGTGGCGCAGTATGCCGGTCGACTTCCCCGCCTGGGACCGCGCCTACGCGTTCTTTCGGCGGTGGCGCAAGTAA
- a CDS encoding glucose 1-dehydrogenase yields MLKDMTAVVTGGSRGIGRAIVERLCRDGADVVFNYSTSEEAAADVVRVVQADGGKVRAIRLDLKEPDAPERLMEAAEADFGSLNILVNNAAMSFSPAPIAETEAEVFDSVMAVNTRSVFLTMRYAARQMRDGGRIVNISTMNTVRPVPGIGPYAASKGAIEQLTAVAARELGPRGITVNTVSPGATDTDLLHGANPPQALQAVIGMTPLGRLGQPSDVADVVAFLAGPDGGWITGQNLRATGGLA; encoded by the coding sequence ATGCTCAAAGACATGACTGCCGTCGTCACGGGCGGTTCCCGAGGGATCGGCCGGGCGATTGTTGAACGCTTGTGCCGCGACGGAGCGGACGTGGTCTTCAACTACTCCACCAGCGAGGAAGCCGCAGCCGACGTAGTCCGCGTCGTTCAGGCGGACGGCGGCAAGGTCCGAGCAATCCGGCTGGACCTGAAGGAACCGGATGCGCCGGAGCGGCTTATGGAAGCTGCCGAGGCGGATTTCGGCAGCCTGAACATCCTGGTCAACAACGCCGCGATGTCCTTCAGCCCGGCCCCGATCGCCGAGACCGAAGCGGAGGTGTTCGACAGCGTGATGGCAGTCAACACCAGGTCAGTCTTCTTGACGATGCGTTACGCAGCCAGGCAGATGCGCGACGGCGGGCGGATCGTGAACATCTCCACCATGAACACCGTGCGTCCCGTGCCAGGCATCGGGCCGTACGCCGCCAGCAAAGGCGCGATCGAGCAGCTCACCGCGGTCGCTGCCCGGGAGCTCGGCCCACGTGGCATCACGGTCAACACTGTCTCTCCCGGCGCGACCGACACTGACCTGCTCCATGGAGCCAACCCCCCACAAGCTCTCCAAGCGGTCATCGGTATGACCCCCCTTGGCCGGCTGGGGCAACCGTCCGACGTGGCCGATGTCGTCGCGTTTCTCGCGGGTCCGGACGGCGGGTGGATCACAGGCCAGAACCTGCGGGCCACGGGCGGACTGGCTTGA
- a CDS encoding RNA-guided endonuclease InsQ/TnpB family protein codes for MPEAEQAAALSVTLHTVNEAANWVSAVAFEHGVPREYELRKHTYGELRSRGLGAQAAQHVIKKTRDAYTTLRANIRAGNLSKPGSKRRTKAESKPIAFRPEAAQPYDDRCLSWQYDAQTVSIWTTSGRIKNVRFACSTDALKTLRDHRQGESDLLERDGVFYLLATCEVPEAEQYEPDGFIGVDLGIVNIATTSTGYQAAGRGLGRYRKRQLALRKKLQAKGTKSAKRLLKNRNQRERRHTKNQNHIIAKTIVTEAERTSAGISLEVLKGIRQRVRLRKPQRVQLHSWAFAQLGDFIVYKAKRAGVPLVFADPAYTSQQCCQCGHIDKKNRASQALFICRNCGVVAHADRNASHNIARKGEAVWTAGRESRVPATP; via the coding sequence ATGCCGGAGGCTGAGCAGGCTGCCGCGTTGTCGGTGACGCTGCACACGGTCAACGAGGCCGCGAACTGGGTGTCGGCGGTGGCGTTCGAGCACGGTGTCCCGCGGGAGTACGAGCTGCGCAAGCACACCTACGGTGAACTGCGGTCGCGGGGACTGGGGGCGCAGGCCGCCCAGCACGTCATCAAGAAGACCCGCGATGCCTACACGACGCTCAGGGCCAACATCCGCGCCGGGAACCTCAGCAAGCCTGGATCGAAGCGCCGTACCAAGGCCGAGTCCAAGCCGATCGCCTTCCGGCCCGAGGCCGCGCAACCGTATGACGACCGGTGTTTGAGCTGGCAGTACGACGCGCAGACCGTGAGCATTTGGACAACCTCGGGGCGCATCAAGAACGTCCGCTTCGCTTGTTCCACCGACGCGCTCAAGACGCTCCGCGACCACCGGCAGGGCGAATCGGACCTGCTCGAGCGTGACGGGGTGTTCTACCTGCTCGCGACCTGCGAGGTCCCCGAGGCCGAGCAGTACGAGCCGGATGGCTTCATCGGCGTGGACCTCGGCATCGTCAACATCGCCACCACGTCCACCGGATACCAGGCCGCCGGGCGTGGCCTGGGCCGCTACCGCAAGCGTCAACTCGCCCTGCGCAAGAAACTCCAGGCCAAGGGCACCAAGTCCGCCAAGCGGCTGTTGAAGAATCGCAACCAGCGCGAACGGCGCCACACGAAGAACCAGAACCACATCATCGCCAAGACGATCGTGACCGAGGCTGAACGCACCTCGGCCGGGATCTCCCTGGAAGTACTCAAGGGAATCCGGCAGAGGGTACGGCTCCGCAAGCCCCAACGGGTCCAACTCCACTCCTGGGCCTTTGCCCAGCTCGGAGACTTCATCGTCTACAAGGCCAAGCGGGCAGGCGTGCCTCTGGTCTTCGCTGATCCCGCCTACACCTCGCAGCAGTGCTGCCAGTGCGGCCACATCGACAAGAAGAACCGGGCAAGCCAGGCCCTCTTCATCTGTCGGAACTGCGGGGTCGTTGCCCACGCAGATCGGAATGCTTCCCACAACATCGCCCGCAAGGGCGAGGCTGTGTGGACTGCGGGGCGTGAGTCACGCGTCCCTGCCACCCCATAA
- the tnpA gene encoding IS200/IS605 family transposase has product MSPRWESNPHIRRGRTVIYTHHAPLVFTPKHLRGPFTDEILRRCEEVMRAVCADFGTELVEFNGETDHVHLLVHHPPKVSLSRLVGSLKGVSARRLRQEFPGHIRKYLWGDHLLSPSDFAASCGGASMAIIKEYIENQKRPD; this is encoded by the coding sequence ATGTCACCACGCTGGGAGTCAAACCCCCATATTCGTAGGGGTCGCACGGTCATCTACACCCACCACGCCCCTTTGGTCTTCACACCCAAGCATCTGCGCGGACCGTTCACCGACGAGATCCTTCGACGCTGCGAGGAAGTCATGCGGGCCGTGTGCGCGGACTTCGGGACCGAGTTGGTGGAGTTCAACGGTGAGACCGATCACGTCCACCTGCTCGTGCACCACCCGCCCAAGGTCTCCCTGTCCCGGCTGGTCGGCTCCCTCAAGGGCGTCTCCGCCCGCAGGCTCCGTCAGGAGTTCCCCGGCCACATCCGCAAGTACCTGTGGGGCGACCACTTGTTGTCCCCGTCCGACTTCGCCGCGTCCTGCGGCGGCGCATCAATGGCGATCATCAAGGAGTACATCGAGAACCAGAAGCGTCCCGACTGA
- a CDS encoding class I SAM-dependent methyltransferase: MQQQKIWDADVAQRYDTPGSGMFAPGVLGPTVDRLAQLAEGGAALEFAIGTGRVAVPLAGRGVSVTGIELSLPMVEQLRAKADEATIPVIIGDMATTVAPGKYTLVYLVYNTISNLLTQDEQVQCFRNAARHLAPGGRFVIELWVPELRKLPPGQMATVWHSEPGYIGLDTYDVLRQHVVSHHFRFDETEQARLFRSPHRYIWPAELDLMAQLAGFELETRHADWASAAFTAESRSHVSVYRIPTAV; this comes from the coding sequence ATGCAGCAGCAGAAGATCTGGGACGCCGATGTCGCTCAGCGCTATGACACGCCCGGCTCCGGCATGTTCGCGCCCGGGGTCTTGGGGCCGACCGTGGACCGTCTCGCCCAGCTCGCCGAGGGGGGAGCAGCGCTTGAGTTCGCCATCGGGACCGGCCGGGTAGCGGTCCCGCTCGCCGGGCGAGGAGTCTCTGTCACTGGCATCGAGCTGTCGCTTCCGATGGTGGAGCAACTGCGAGCCAAGGCAGATGAAGCAACGATCCCGGTGATCATTGGTGACATGGCGACCACCGTCGCCCCCGGGAAGTACACCCTCGTCTACCTCGTGTACAACACGATCTCCAACCTGCTCACTCAGGATGAGCAAGTCCAGTGCTTCCGCAACGCTGCCCGCCATCTTGCGCCTGGTGGTCGGTTCGTGATCGAACTCTGGGTACCCGAGCTACGCAAACTCCCACCGGGCCAAATGGCCACCGTCTGGCATTCCGAACCCGGCTACATCGGGTTGGACACCTACGACGTCCTGCGCCAGCACGTGGTATCGCACCACTTCCGTTTCGATGAGACTGAGCAGGCGCGGTTGTTCCGGAGCCCTCATCGCTATATCTGGCCGGCCGAACTCGACCTGATGGCTCAGCTGGCCGGATTCGAACTGGAGACCAGGCATGCGGACTGGGCCAGCGCCGCATTCACCGCCGAGTCGCGTTCTCACGTCTCCGTCTACCGAATCCCGACAGCAGTGTAG
- a CDS encoding HU family DNA-binding protein, which yields MTRSELVAALADRAEVSRKDADAVLAAFAETVGDIVAKGDEKVTIPGFLTFERTHRAAREGRNPASGEPMTIPAGYSVKVSAGSKLKEAAKGK from the coding sequence ATGACCCGCAGTGAACTGGTGGCCGCCCTGGCCGACCGCGCCGAGGTGAGCCGTAAGGACGCCGACGCCGTGCTGGCTGCGTTCGCCGAGACGGTCGGCGACATCGTCGCCAAGGGCGACGAGAAGGTCACCATCCCCGGCTTTTTGACCTTCGAGCGCACCCACCGTGCCGCGCGCGAGGGCCGCAACCCGGCCTCGGGTGAGCCGATGACCATCCCCGCCGGCTACAGCGTCAAGGTCTCTGCCGGCTCCAAGCTCAAGGAAGCCGCCAAGGGCAAGTAA
- a CDS encoding TetR/AcrR family transcriptional regulator has protein sequence MPSSRPLRADARRNREALLAAAREAFLAGDTDAHVEEIAQRAGVAVGTLYRHFDTREALVAAVYRQEVSELCAAPARLLAERPADEALRAFLLLLVQHSATSKGMGEALEGIMATDSPVFETARDDMAEALNQLLAAGVEARLLRDDISGRIVLRALGGICGMRATGWEDDAKCIAALLCDGLRYTANGTS, from the coding sequence TTGCCCTCGTCACGCCCTTTGCGCGCTGATGCCCGCCGCAACCGGGAAGCCCTCCTGGCGGCGGCCCGCGAGGCTTTCCTGGCCGGTGACACCGACGCACATGTGGAGGAGATCGCCCAGCGGGCCGGGGTGGCGGTCGGCACCCTCTACCGGCACTTCGACACCCGGGAAGCGCTCGTCGCCGCGGTGTACCGCCAGGAGGTTTCCGAACTCTGCGCCGCCCCCGCGCGCCTGCTCGCCGAGCGACCTGCGGACGAGGCGCTCCGTGCCTTCCTGCTACTGCTCGTGCAGCACTCGGCCACCAGTAAGGGCATGGGAGAAGCACTGGAAGGCATCATGGCGACGGACTCGCCGGTCTTCGAGACAGCACGCGACGACATGGCAGAAGCCCTCAACCAGCTGCTGGCCGCAGGGGTAGAAGCTCGTCTCCTGCGTGATGACATCAGTGGCCGGATCGTCCTGCGCGCGCTCGGCGGCATCTGCGGGATGCGCGCCACCGGATGGGAGGACGACGCGAAGTGCATCGCTGCACTCCTGTGCGACGGACTGCGCTACACCGCGAACGGCACCAGCTGA
- a CDS encoding oxidoreductase → MTVVDEGLEGLRVLVTGGSRGLGVATVRRFAAAGATVLAASRTAPPEDVPATFIPADLRTEQGVAELGRQVLEDFGGVDVLVNNAGAATPSAPTLERSDASWLADLDMNLLSAVRLDRALVPGMVERGSGVVVHVSSIASQLPQPADISYAAAKAALNVYSRELATSVGKDGVRVVCVLPGFVVTEGAVAHLQQMADSQGVGYDDVERQIVEHLKVPMGRPGEPEDVAEMIAFLASSRAKWLTGAQFRVDGGIIPTV, encoded by the coding sequence ATGACCGTCGTGGACGAGGGCCTCGAAGGGCTGCGGGTGCTGGTGACCGGTGGCAGTCGCGGGCTGGGTGTCGCCACCGTGCGCCGCTTCGCCGCGGCCGGTGCCACCGTGCTCGCTGCCTCGCGCACCGCACCCCCCGAGGATGTGCCCGCCACGTTCATCCCCGCCGACCTGCGCACCGAACAAGGGGTGGCAGAGCTCGGCCGCCAGGTGCTCGAGGACTTCGGCGGCGTCGATGTCCTGGTCAACAACGCAGGGGCCGCGACCCCCTCGGCGCCGACCTTGGAGCGCTCTGACGCCTCCTGGCTCGCGGACCTGGACATGAACCTGCTCAGCGCGGTCCGTCTCGACCGGGCCCTGGTACCGGGGATGGTCGAGCGCGGTTCCGGAGTCGTCGTCCACGTTTCCTCCATCGCCAGCCAGCTACCCCAGCCCGCCGACATCTCTTACGCCGCCGCCAAGGCGGCGCTCAACGTCTACAGCCGCGAACTGGCGACCTCGGTCGGCAAGGACGGTGTCCGCGTGGTGTGCGTACTGCCGGGCTTCGTCGTCACGGAAGGGGCTGTCGCCCACCTCCAGCAGATGGCCGACAGCCAGGGCGTGGGATACGACGACGTCGAGCGGCAGATCGTGGAACACCTGAAGGTCCCGATGGGGCGCCCCGGCGAGCCCGAGGACGTCGCTGAGATGATCGCGTTCCTCGCCTCCAGCCGCGCTAAGTGGCTCACTGGCGCCCAGTTTCGCGTCGACGGCGGCATCATCCCGACCGTCTGA
- a CDS encoding VOC family protein: MNFNLTALIVDSADLESESAFWHHLLDGSLTKTPTHHFLHVDGLPFIVIQDAPEHVPPQWPDGNAQQMHFDLATDDPATADQRVLAAGGRRLRPTDDIPATGTPGSRVYASPAGHPFCIRPA, translated from the coding sequence ATGAACTTCAACCTGACGGCACTGATCGTGGACAGCGCGGACCTCGAGAGTGAGAGCGCGTTCTGGCACCACCTGCTCGACGGCTCCCTCACCAAGACGCCGACTCACCACTTCCTGCACGTCGATGGACTGCCCTTCATCGTCATCCAGGACGCGCCCGAGCACGTACCCCCGCAGTGGCCCGACGGGAATGCGCAGCAGATGCACTTCGACCTCGCCACCGACGATCCAGCCACTGCGGACCAACGTGTACTCGCCGCGGGCGGCCGGCGTCTGCGTCCCACCGACGATATTCCCGCCACCGGCACACCAGGCTCGCGGGTATACGCCAGCCCGGCCGGGCACCCCTTCTGCATCCGGCCGGCCTGA
- a CDS encoding TetR/AcrR family transcriptional regulator, which produces MSASTKGGRTSEVRSRLLNTATRIFYAEGIHSVGVDRIISEAEVTRATLYRHFKGKEELILSYLQQADQGVREQVAATRGKGLPAVETVRAVSRSIAESIQHPGFRGCAFLNAAAEYPDPAHPVHRAVLAHRQWFLETATQLMAEAGCTPADAAGRHFAMLRDGAMTAGCLFDPALICETFLHGVEGILKTGTAPTPGPDSPT; this is translated from the coding sequence ATGAGTGCGAGCACAAAAGGCGGGAGAACGTCCGAGGTGCGGTCGCGGCTGCTCAACACGGCGACCCGGATCTTCTACGCCGAGGGGATCCACTCCGTCGGCGTGGACCGGATCATCTCGGAGGCCGAGGTCACTCGCGCCACCCTGTACCGGCATTTCAAGGGAAAGGAAGAGCTGATCCTTTCCTACCTCCAGCAGGCCGATCAGGGCGTCCGGGAGCAGGTCGCGGCCACCCGGGGCAAGGGCCTGCCAGCGGTCGAGACAGTCCGGGCTGTCAGCCGATCCATCGCCGAAAGCATCCAGCACCCCGGCTTCCGCGGATGTGCCTTCCTGAACGCGGCTGCCGAGTATCCCGACCCGGCACATCCGGTCCACCGAGCCGTGCTGGCCCATCGGCAATGGTTCCTGGAAACCGCCACGCAGCTGATGGCGGAGGCCGGCTGCACGCCTGCCGACGCGGCAGGCCGACACTTCGCCATGCTCCGGGACGGCGCCATGACAGCCGGCTGTCTCTTCGACCCGGCGCTGATCTGCGAGACGTTCCTGCATGGCGTCGAAGGCATCTTGAAGACGGGCACAGCCCCGACGCCTGGACCGGACTCGCCCACCTGA